In one window of Helianthus annuus cultivar XRQ/B chromosome 17, HanXRQr2.0-SUNRISE, whole genome shotgun sequence DNA:
- the LOC110925418 gene encoding F-box protein CPR1 — MEKLPEELLSDILIRLPAKQLAQFRCVSKPMNALLSQPSFIKSHLHRSIHNNDEMFMVFYSELCLDGEIPIIAHPSHSPDIENPNFINLPASLTIPPGYTHSSILGSLNGLICFAIWPIDIVFVCDPIICIWNPSLNALRILPPYTIPASLGFEGIDLHIRFGYDPETDDYKVVKFSRLFQRPATAFESYFKEWLQVEVYSMRKGSWKLINDRFPSHVDWISDFAGLSIIGSDGHDGHIHWLCELNGKITKHAIVAFDLATETFGEIPLPDSIPQYKKDRTKLLGHLSGNLCVMSYMEDGNMEVWVMNEYGVAESWVKHHVFSQFSGNIVPLGFILNKEFLLQGDKNRLALYDQIAAKVKSLEVIATSRFGFDRVKIVSYVDSLVWIAPAN; from the coding sequence ATGGAAAAACTCCCGGAGGAACTTCTATCCGACATTCTGATCCGATTACCGGCCAAACAACTTGCTCAATTTAGGTGCGTCTCTAAGCCCATGAATGCACTTTTATCTCAACCATCTTTCATAAAATCACACCTCCATCGTTCCATCCACAACAACGATGAAATGTTCATGGTCTTCTACAGTGAGCTCTGTCTTGACGGTGAGATACCAATCATTGCACACCCCTCTCACTCTCCTGATAtcgaaaaccctaatttcattaaCTTACCAGCAAGTTTAACTATCCCACCTGGATATACCCACAGTAGTATTCTTGGTTCTCTTAATGGCTTGATATGTTTTGCTATATGGCCTATTGATATTGTATTCGTTTGTGATCCTATCATTTGCATTTGGAACCCTTCTCTAAATGCCTTAAGGATTCTTCCTCCATATACCATCCCAGCCTCCCTTGGTTTTGAGGGTATCGATCTTCACATTCGGTTTGGGTACGATCCTGAAACTGATGATTACAAAGTTGTTAAGTTTTCTCGTTTATTTCAACGGCCAGCTACTGCGTTTGAAAGCTACTTTAAAGAGTGGTTACAAGTGGAAGTGTATAGCATGAGAAAAGGCTCCTGGAAGTTGATCAATGACAGGTTTCCTTCTCATGTGGATTGGATTTCTGACTTTGCCGGTCTTTCTATTATTGGGAGTGATGGGCATGATGGCCATATTCATTGGCTTTGTGAACTTAATGGCAAAATAACTAAGCACGCGATAGTAGCATTTGATTTGGCTACTGAGACATTCGGTGAGATACCTCTTCCAGATTCTATACCACAGTATAAGAAGGACCGGACGAAGCTTTTGGGACATTTGTCTGGAAATCTTTGTGTGATGTCATACATGGAAGATGGCAACATGGAGGTGTGGGTGATGAATGAATACGGGGTGGCTGAATCATGGGTGAAACACCATGTATTTTCCCAGTTTAGTGGTAATATAGTTCCCCTTGGATTCATATTAAATAAGGAGTTCCTTCTACAAGGTGATAAGAACCGTCTAGCTTTGTATGATCAAATTGCTGCCAAGGTTAAGTCCTTGGAGGTAATTGCTACTTCAAGGTTTGGTTTTGACAGGGTCAAAATCGTTTCTTATGTTGACAGTCTTGTTTGGATAGCACCTGCTAATTAG